In Listeria swaminathanii, a single window of DNA contains:
- the murG gene encoding undecaprenyldiphospho-muramoylpentapeptide beta-N-acetylglucosaminyltransferase, with protein MKVAISGGGTGGHVYPALAFIRELKKMHPEAEFLYIGTEKGLEAGIVKREGIPFEAIEITGFKRSLSVENIKTVMRFLSGVKKSKQILRDFKPDVVIGTGGYVCGPVVYAAAKLKIPTLIHEQNSVAGLTNKFLSRYAYKVAICFEEVSDSFASEKIVFTGNPRASEVVGVDSEGALESYGLISGKPTVLVFGGSRGARGVNEAVEAILPEWNNRDFQLLYVTGEVHYEKIKDALAELHLGNHISVQPFIYDMPKILNAVTLVVSRAGATTLAELTALGVPSILIPSPYVTANHQEYNARALEKNNAAIVITEAELQNTDLMATVDSILNDEAKLNSMKLSAKQMGRPDAVAKLVEAVLSIMK; from the coding sequence ATGAAAGTAGCAATAAGTGGTGGAGGTACTGGAGGACACGTTTATCCAGCGCTTGCTTTCATCAGAGAACTAAAAAAAATGCATCCAGAAGCGGAATTCTTATATATTGGCACCGAAAAAGGACTAGAAGCTGGTATCGTAAAACGAGAAGGCATTCCTTTCGAAGCAATTGAAATCACTGGTTTTAAACGTTCATTATCTGTTGAAAATATTAAAACAGTCATGCGTTTTCTGAGCGGTGTCAAAAAAAGCAAACAAATTTTACGTGATTTTAAACCTGATGTAGTTATCGGTACAGGCGGATATGTTTGTGGTCCAGTCGTTTACGCAGCCGCAAAACTGAAAATCCCAACGTTAATTCACGAACAAAATAGTGTTGCTGGCTTAACGAATAAATTTTTAAGTCGTTATGCTTATAAAGTAGCGATTTGTTTTGAAGAAGTAAGCGATTCTTTTGCATCAGAAAAAATTGTTTTTACTGGGAATCCACGTGCTTCGGAAGTTGTAGGTGTTGACTCAGAAGGAGCGCTTGAATCATACGGACTTATTTCTGGAAAGCCAACTGTGCTTGTCTTTGGAGGTAGCCGAGGCGCTCGTGGTGTGAACGAAGCAGTCGAGGCAATTTTACCAGAATGGAACAATCGTGATTTTCAACTGCTGTATGTTACCGGCGAAGTACATTATGAAAAAATAAAAGATGCTTTAGCCGAGCTACATTTAGGGAATCATATAAGTGTTCAACCATTTATTTATGATATGCCGAAAATTTTAAATGCAGTGACATTGGTTGTTTCAAGAGCTGGGGCGACCACGCTTGCAGAACTTACCGCGCTTGGGGTGCCAAGTATTTTGATACCGAGCCCTTACGTAACAGCGAATCACCAAGAATATAACGCGCGCGCATTAGAAAAAAATAATGCAGCAATCGTGATCACAGAAGCTGAACTACAAAATACGGATTTAATGGCGACCGTTGATTCCATTTTAAACGATGAAGCCAAATTAAATAGTATGAAATTAAGCGCCAAACAAATGGGACGACCTGATGCAGTAGCGAAACTAGTGGAAGCAGTTCTTAGCATTATGAAATAA